Within the Sulfitobacter sp. JL08 genome, the region CGGCGACGGCGGGCACACCATCACGCAGACGGTAGGACGACAGCGCCTCGCGTCCGGGCGCAAAGCACAGATCATAAAGCGCCTCGACCTCCCAGTAATCTTCGTCCTGCTCTGGTTGCAGATGATACACCGCCCGTTTCCCTTCGGCCCGTTTTTCGCGCTTGGTGGTGGCCTTCGCCCCGACACGGCGCTAGGGATGGGGCAAAAGACAGGAGAGTGCAATGTTCTACCGCCCCGCCGATGGCCACGGCCTGCCCCACAATCCGTTCAATGCCATCGTGACACCGCGCCCGATCGGCTGGATTTCGACCCGTGGTGCGGACGGTTCAGAAAATCTTGCACCCTATTCGTTCTTCAATGCCGTGGCCTATGTGCCGCCGCAGGTCATGTTTGCCTCGACCGGGGCCAAACCGGATCGCGGCCCGACCAAGGACAGCGTTGCCAACATCCGCGACACCGGCGTGTTTTGCGTCAACATCGTGGAATATGAAATGCGCGATGTGATGAATGTCAGTTCGGGCACCTATGACAAGGACGTGGACGAATTTGACCGCGCCGGCATCGCGCGCACCGAATGCCGCGAAATTGCCTGTTCGCGCGTGTCCGATGCCCCCGCCGCGCTGGAATGCCGGCTGAACCAGATCGTGCCCCTGCTGGGGGAAAGCAACTTTCTGGTTCTGGGCGAAGTCGTTGGCATCCACCTGCGTGACGATTGCCTGAAAGACGGCCGCTTTGACGTGACAACCTATCAGCCGCTGGCGCGGATGGGGTATCGCGATTACACCCATGTGCGCGATGTGTTCGAGCTTAAACGCCCGGATGATTAAGGTTTCGGCGGCTTAGTTGCGCGCGAAAGGCCCGCAATTTTCCAATGATCAGCGCAATTTCCGCCATTCCGGCCGGCAGATCGCGCAGATGTTTTCGCATGCGAAACAAGCTAATGAACCGTTAAAGGTTAATTTTTGCAGGCCTTTCCGCCGCACACCCTAACGCAGCGCAAAGACGATCAGAACCAGAACCAGCGTGATGTTCAACGCGGTGATGGCGCGGGAAACGCGCTGGCGCAAAGGACGGTTTCGCGCAGACCTAATCATATTCGAACCGTTCCGACAGAATGCGCGAAGATGGCGTACCGCGCGCGATCAGGGCATCTTCGACGCTGTCCAGCATTGCCTTTGGGCCGCAGAGTACAAAAACCCAGTTTTTGAATGCATCCTCTGAAAACGCACGATCCAGCACCCCGGCATCGACATATCCGGTTTCCCCGGCCCAGCCTGTCGGCGGTTCGGACAGCACATAGGTGACATCTTCGCCATTCAGGTCACTTTGGCAGGCGATCTGCTGTTCTGTCCGGTTGGCGTAGATCAGCTTGCGCTGGCGCGGATCACCGGTTGCGCGCATCTGCCGGATGATCCCCAGCAGCGGCGCAATCCCCACCCCGCCTGCAATCAGCGCCACACCGGGTTCATCGCGCCCCGAAACCGAAAGGTTGCCATAAGGCCCGTCAAGATAGGCGCGCGTGTCCGGCCTGATCTGTCCGATTGTGTCGGTGAAATCACCCAGTTCCTTGATCAGAAAAGACATATCAGGCCCTTGAGCGGGGGCGGAACTGATCGAAAACGGGTTTTCCTTTAGGGAAAAGGTACTGTTGCCGACATTCAGCCAGACAAACTGGCCCGGCTCATAGGTCATGCCCGCATGCCCTTGCGGTGAAAGTGTCAGCTCCCATTGTTTGGGTGTCATCTGAACAACCGATGTAACGCGCCACGGCAACCGGCGCTGTCTCAGCGGAACAATCAGGTAGACATAGACCAGTGATCCCGCCGCGACGGCCGTCATTGTGCCCCATAGCCAGACCAGTTCGGGCTGCGACCCATAGCGCCCCGCATAGATGGTGTGATGAAACAGCAGCAAGGCGATTACCAGCGCCCCCAGCCCGTGCATCAGCCGCCATGTTTCGTATTTGTAATCCAGTTGCGTGCGCGCGATGGCCAGTAGGACAAGGCTGGGCAACAACAGGAATGCAGCGATGCCGGTGACCAGATCGGAAAAATCGGTAGTGAGTGTCATCCGCCGCATCGGATCCCATGGCCGCACGCCCCCTGCGGGCGAGCCAGCGTAGAGAAACGGGTGCAGCAGCGCAAAGGCCAGCGCGGTGCGCGCCATCATCTGATGAAACCGCATCGTCACGTCCATGCCGATGCCTTTGGATATGCTTTTGAAACGGCCCGACAGTACGAATTCGGTCAGGATGATCGAAAACGCCAATATCCCAAGACCCGAGGCGAGTTCCTGCCGGAAAGGGCGCGGCGCACCCCCGACCGCCCAGGACAGTATCAGGGGCAGCGTGACCGAAATGGCATAAAAACCGATAAGAAAGAATGGCTTCATGCGCGCCAGTCTACACAGACGCCCGCACCCGGATATGATCTGGCTCAAGCGCGGGTCAGGGCAACTCAGCGCGGATCAGTGCCCGCCAAGAATCCCCGTGCGCACGGAATAATTCACCGCAAGTTCGTAATCGGGGTCATCATCGCTGTCGACCATCAGGTGCCCCGCCTTCTTCAACAGACGGTGGCAATCACGGCTGAGGTGGCGCAACTGGATCTGTTTGCCCTGCCCTTCGTATTTCAGCGCCACGGCTTCGATCGCCTGAAGCGCGGACTGATCCACAACGCGGCTGTCGGCAAAATCGACAATCACCAGATCAGGGTCGGATTTGGGATCGAACAGTTCGGCAAACCCGTCGCTTGACCCAAAGAACAATGGCCCCTGAACGCGGTATACCTTGGCGCCTTCGTCGGAAATGAATGTGTTGGCGTGAATGCGGCGCGCATTGTTCCACGCATAGGCCAGCGCCGACACGATCACCCCGACCACGACAGCCACGGCAAGGTCCTCCATCACCGTGACAACCGTGACCAGACCGATCACGAACGCATCCATTTTCGGCACGCGGCGCAGGATGGTCAGCGAATTCCACGCGAATGTCCCGATGACCACCATGAACATGACGCCGACAAGCGCCGCCAGCGGGATCAGTTCGATCACCGAGGATCCGACCAGAATGAACAGCAACAAAAACAGCGCCGCCGCGATGCCCGCAACCCGCGTGCGACCTCCCGATTTCACGTTGATCATCGATTGTCCGATCATCGCGCACCCGCCCATACCGCCAAAAAACCCGGTGACGGTGTTGGCCACGCCCTGGGCGATACATTCCTGGCTTGCCCCGCCACGCCGCCCGGTCATTTCCCCGACAAGGTTCAGCGTCAGCAGGCTTTCGATCAGGCCGATGGCGGCCAGAATAACCGCGTAAGGCAGGATGATCTTGAAGGTTTCAAAGGTCAGCGGCACCATCGGGATGTGCAGGCTGGGCAGCCCGCCCTTGATCGAGGCAAGATCCCCGACGCGGGGCACATCAAGCCCGAATCCGATCACCACTGCAGCGACAATCCCGATACCCGCCAAAGGCGCCGGCACGATGCGCGTGATGCGCGGCATCACCCAGATGATCGCCATCGTCGCCGCCACCAGCGCCAGCATCATATAAAGCGGCATCCCCGAAAGCCATTCGCCACCCGACATGCCGTGGCCTGTATCCACCATCGTGCCCGGCACCTTGAACTGGCTCATCTGGGCCAGAAAAATAACGATCGCCAGCCCGTTCACAAAGCCAAGCATCACCGGATGCGGCACCAGACGGATGAATTTGCCCCACTTCATGATCCCGGCAAACATCTGCAGCAGCCCCATCAGCACCACGGTCGCAAACAGATATTCGACGCCGTGCTGGGCCACCAGCGCCACCATCACAACGGCCAGCGCCCCGGTGGCGCCCGAAATCATCCCCGGACGTCCGCCGATCAGCGCCGTGATCAGCCCGACCAGAAACGCGGCGTAAAGGCCCACCAGCGGGTGGACACCCGCGACAAACGCAAAGGCCACAGCTTCGGGCACAAGGGCCAGTGCAACGGTCAGGCCGGCCAGAATTTCAATGCGCAACCGGTCCAGTGTCAGCCCGTCTTCGGGCATCCAGCGCAGATCGGGCATGGCAATATGCGTGGCAAACGAGGCCAGAATGGCTTTTTTCATCGGACGATCCTGTAGGGATTGGGGCTAAGCGCTCGCGCGTCCTTAGACGGAACCGGGCCGGAATGATACCTTTTGCACGCGGGATGCTGCCATGCGCCTGACGCATAGCGCCGTCTGACCGGCCAGAAACCCGCCCGGAACGGGTTGATTTCCCCCCGCCAACCCATCACGATCCGGCGCAAACACAATCACCGGACCGGATCATGACAGCATCAGACCTACGCACCCGACTTGCCGTGATCGGCGGGTCCGGCG harbors:
- a CDS encoding flavin reductase family protein, which gives rise to MFYRPADGHGLPHNPFNAIVTPRPIGWISTRGADGSENLAPYSFFNAVAYVPPQVMFASTGAKPDRGPTKDSVANIRDTGVFCVNIVEYEMRDVMNVSSGTYDKDVDEFDRAGIARTECREIACSRVSDAPAALECRLNQIVPLLGESNFLVLGEVVGIHLRDDCLKDGRFDVTTYQPLARMGYRDYTHVRDVFELKRPDD
- a CDS encoding ferredoxin reductase family protein encodes the protein MKPFFLIGFYAISVTLPLILSWAVGGAPRPFRQELASGLGILAFSIILTEFVLSGRFKSISKGIGMDVTMRFHQMMARTALAFALLHPFLYAGSPAGGVRPWDPMRRMTLTTDFSDLVTGIAAFLLLPSLVLLAIARTQLDYKYETWRLMHGLGALVIALLLFHHTIYAGRYGSQPELVWLWGTMTAVAAGSLVYVYLIVPLRQRRLPWRVTSVVQMTPKQWELTLSPQGHAGMTYEPGQFVWLNVGNSTFSLKENPFSISSAPAQGPDMSFLIKELGDFTDTIGQIRPDTRAYLDGPYGNLSVSGRDEPGVALIAGGVGIAPLLGIIRQMRATGDPRQRKLIYANRTEQQIACQSDLNGEDVTYVLSEPPTGWAGETGYVDAGVLDRAFSEDAFKNWVFVLCGPKAMLDSVEDALIARGTPSSRILSERFEYD
- a CDS encoding SulP family inorganic anion transporter, with product MKKAILASFATHIAMPDLRWMPEDGLTLDRLRIEILAGLTVALALVPEAVAFAFVAGVHPLVGLYAAFLVGLITALIGGRPGMISGATGALAVVMVALVAQHGVEYLFATVVLMGLLQMFAGIMKWGKFIRLVPHPVMLGFVNGLAIVIFLAQMSQFKVPGTMVDTGHGMSGGEWLSGMPLYMMLALVAATMAIIWVMPRITRIVPAPLAGIGIVAAVVIGFGLDVPRVGDLASIKGGLPSLHIPMVPLTFETFKIILPYAVILAAIGLIESLLTLNLVGEMTGRRGGASQECIAQGVANTVTGFFGGMGGCAMIGQSMINVKSGGRTRVAGIAAALFLLLFILVGSSVIELIPLAALVGVMFMVVIGTFAWNSLTILRRVPKMDAFVIGLVTVVTVMEDLAVAVVVGVIVSALAYAWNNARRIHANTFISDEGAKVYRVQGPLFFGSSDGFAELFDPKSDPDLVIVDFADSRVVDQSALQAIEAVALKYEGQGKQIQLRHLSRDCHRLLKKAGHLMVDSDDDPDYELAVNYSVRTGILGGH